The sequence CGGCAAGCGAAGCTGGCTCGATGTTTTAAACGCCGCTCGTGAATTTATCCAGAATGAAGTATCCCGAGGCGATGTACTTTCTGCGTATTGGGGTTCATATTACCGGTTGCGTCTGTATGACGCTGGTTTTGAACCTTTTTCATCGGGCGTACAGACATCCGGGATGCAAAGTGAGCCGGATCTGCAACCAGAACCGGTTTTTTCTGTCCGGAAATAACGCATTGTTATTTTGTCAATTTCGAGGAGATGGTAGCAATTGCGTAAATGGACGAATTCAATGAATAATACTGAAACATGAGATAATGAATCAGCAAGATCCTCAGATATACGAAGTTAAGTGGCTTATAGATCGCTGCAGTTCTATACGGGACAAATCATCTCCTTTACCGGCGCAGCAGACTGACTCCCTGAAAAGGGAAATAGACAACTATCAGGTAAAAGGGCAACCGGGACTTGATATGAACGTAGTAGTCGACCGGTTGCTTGGCATACTTGATATCGAGGGACCTGACTGGAAAGGTATGCCGGTAAGAAATGAACTGCCGATGGTTGCAATTCTGCCGGGAACGGGATTTCGCATCGTTTATGGATACAGCGAAGACGGAGTATGGTTGGTTGAAGGACCTGATGGAAATGACAGGGTGACAAGCATCCCCGACGGGTCGCGTTTTCATGCTCTTCGTCATCGCAGCGCACATGCACATGAAGGGGTAAAATTTCTTGATGTGATAAAAGCGGTATTTGCATCCCGGAAGAATATTTTTCTACGCGCCGGGACCGCATCTGTACTCAGTAACGTATTTACGCTTTTTATATCATTTTATTCTTTACAGGTATATGACAGGGTCATTCCTACGCAGGGTATATCTACACTTATTGTGCTTACGGTAACCGTCATCCTGATCATGCTTCTCGATCAAATTGTGAAATTTGCGAGAAATTTTATGATGGAAGGATTTGTAAAAGATGTCGACCACGAGATATCTCACCGGTTGTTTTTCAGGCTTCTGTCGATCCGTATGGATCAGTTTCCTCCAAGCGTAGGCTCATTGGCTTCACAGGTTCGCGGCTATGATTCAATCAGGATGTTCGCCTCGACTGCGACCCTCTATATTCTGTTCGATGTTCCGTTCGGTATTATCTATCTGCTTGTTATGGTGGCTATCGCGGGGCCACTGGTTGCACTTGTTGCCAGCGTGTTTTTTGCGCTGTCGATTATAACCGGATTGACATTCCGAAAAAAAATCGAGGAAAACACCGAAAAGGCCGTAGTTACTTCTAACAAAAAACTTGGGGTTCTTGTAGATAGCGTTGATGGCGCTGAAACGATTAAAACCAGCGGGGCATGGTGGCAGATGGTCAATCTTTGGGATACACTTAACCATCATGTTCTTGAAAACGAAGGGAGGACTCGGTTTTATACGGATATGTCAAACAATTTTGCCGGTTTCATGCAGCAGTTGAGTTATATCCTGATTGTCGCAACCGGAGCATTTCTTGCTGCACAAAACAAATTAACAGCAGGTGCAATCATAGCCTGTTCTATTCTGTCGAGCAGAGTGCTTGCGCCGATTGGCATGCTGCCGGGACTGATTCTTCAATGGGGTCATGCAAAAGTGGCATACAAAAATCTGGAGAACATCTACTCGCTTGAAACGGATAATCATGGCATTGTAAAACCGCTGATGCCCGACAGTTTACGTGGAGAGTACGATGTTCGAAATATCAGATTTTCCTACAAAGAGCAGAACGATGCGGTTGCAATTGATCGTTTGAAGATCTCCGCAGGTGAAAAGATCGGCTTGCTCGGCGTGGTGGGGTCGGGCAAAAGCACATTCCTGAAGTTGCTGGCCGGCTTATACAAACCGCAATCCGGTCAAATCCTTCTGGATTCGCTCAATTATCAGCAGGTTTCGAGGCAGGTTGTATCGAAACATATTGGATACGTGCATCAGCATGTGCACCTGTTTGCTGGAACTCTGCGGGATAATCTGACGCTTGGTCTGACTTCCGTTACGGATAATCGTATCCTCGAGGTGAGCGAAATGACCGGCTTGAATCAGCTGATAGCGAATCATCCGAAAGGACTCGATCTGCAGATCGCCGAAGGCGGCTCAGGCGTATCCGGGGGTCAGCGACAGCTCATTGCCGTAACGAGACTTTTGCTTGCACATCCATCGATCTGGCTTCTTGACGAACCTACAGCATCCATGGATGACAGATCGGAAAAAATGGTCATCTCGGCGTTTGCCAAAACCATAAGGCCCGAAGATACGATGGTTCTGGTCACGCATAAGCCGGTCATGCTCACGCTTGTCGATCGGTTAATTATCATGAATGCTTCCGGCATTGTCATGGACGGTCCCCGTGACGAGGTGTTAAGCAAACTGCAGAATCCTCAAGTTCAGAATGTCAACACAAAAAAGGCTGTACCGTCATATGCTTAAATCGTTGTCAGAGATATTTCAGAGGCAAGCAAAGTCGAGTCTGATTATCATTGCCGCCGGCATAATTACCTTTATTTCAATCATTTGGGCATCTTTTGCGAAAATAGAAGAGGTAACCCATACGACAGGACTCGTAATAGCAAGTTCCCGCAATCAGGTCATCCAGTCTGCTATTGACGGCATCATTCAGTCAATTCCCGTTCAGGAAGGTCAGTCTGTTCAGAAAGGTATGGTTCTTGCCAATCTTGAACGAACTCAGGCCGAAGCGGCACAGTATGATAGTTTCGGCAAGGTTGCGGCCCTCGAAGCGGCACTTGCCCGACTGCATGCTGAAGTGTTGGGGCGTCCTCTGGAGTTTCCTGAAAACGTGAGGGCATATCCGCAATTCATTGAAAACCAGACCGAGCTTTATCAGCGAAGAAAAGCGGCGATTGATTCCGAGATCAGAACTCTGCAGGAAAGTCTGCGTCTTGCAAAAGAGGAACTGAGCATGATGGCGCCATTGCTTGAAAGTGGAGATGTCGGCAAAATAGAGGTTATCCGATTGCAACGTCAGGTAGCAGAGTTGACCGGCCAGATCAATATGAAGCGGAACAAGTTTTTTCAGGATGCCCAACAGGAAATGACGAAGTACGAAGAAGATCTCTCGACACAAAAGCAGCTTCTTGCCGAGAGATCGTTTGTGGTCGGAAAACTTGATGTTCGCGCACCGGTCACCGGCATTGTAAAAAAAATCCATCTTACGACTCAAGGGGCTAAAGTGCGTCCAGGCGACATCGTTATGGAATTGCTGCCAACAGAAGGGAATCTGATTGTCGAAGGAAAATTGAAACCCAGCGATATAGGATTCGTGAAGCCCGGTATGGCGGCTACAGTCAAAGTAGATGCTTACGATTACTCCATATATGGCGTACTGCATGGCAAGGTATCATACATAAGTCCCGACGCGATTACCGAGCAAACTCCGCAGGGAGAAGCTCTGTATTATCGTGTTCATGTGAAGCTCACTGACGAGAGCACATCGCAAAGCAAAATATCGCTTGCAAATCTGCAACCGGGAATGACGGTTGGCATTGATATCAGGACGGGCAGTAAAACCGTGCTGCAGTATCTGACGAAACCCATTACAAAGGTTTTCGGTGAATCGTTACGTGAGCGATGATAGCAAGATTCTGAAAAACAGTGACAACGCAAACAACTGAACAAAGCCTTAATCCATCAAGCAGCAATCTTACTCTTCTTTGCTTTTCGTCGTGCAGCAACAACCCCACCAACAACTATCACCACCGCAACTCCAAACGCTGCAAGCGACACATACCTTCCCTTGTCGAAATCGGAGCGGTCGTAAGTGAAGGTGAGTTCGTGCTCTCCTGCAGGAATGCGGACACCGCGGATGAGGCCGTTCACTTCTTGCGTGAATACGGGCCGGCCGTCGAGAATGGCTTGCCAGCGGAGAGGGTAGAATATCTCGCTCGTTACGAGGAACGCTTCGGAGGGTGCGCTGACTTTCAGCGTCATGCTTTCGGCAGTGCGCTGCATTGATTGAATGGTGCCTTCGGCGAAACGCTTCGCGCCCTGCCACTGTGTGCCGTCAACGTACACCAAACGGCAGTCGTAGCTGTCCTGCAGCACTTTAGCGAAGAGGTCGTCGCGGCTGAAGACGCCGGTCACCGTGGTGGCGAACCATGCTCTCGGGCAGCTATCTTTCAGCCGGTACACCCAGGTCGGCGCCTCGCCGGAGACGAGGCGGAGGGTGCCCTGCTTCACCGGTTCGAGGTCCGGATGCTGTACCTCTGCAGGCGATACCACGTAGCGAACGTTGAGCATTCTGAGTGCTGCAAGCGAGGAGAGGTTCTCCGTGCGCCGCAGGAACTCTTCGTAATTCCTGAGCTTTGCAGGGTGGTAGCCGCCGACCGACTCGATGCCGGAGAGGGCGAACTTGTTTTCGCCGAAGAGCGGGCCGATTGGATAGATGCGGAACGGGCCTTTCTGTGAAGCAAGAAAGCTCGTGACGTCGTCAGGCGCAAGTGCGGTTTCAACCTGCTGGCGCTGCACCAGTACGGGAGAGCGGAGCGAGGCTTCCGGGGGGCTGACGATCTTCGCGTTGAGCAGCAGCAGGTCGCCGATGGCGAGCACCACGATCACTGCGGCGAGCTTCGAGCCGGAGAGGAACTTCCTCATGCCGGGCCATGCGAGACCTGCAACGAGAGCTACGAAAAGGGAGGACATGATCACGCTGTCACGGATGCCTTCCCACCGAACCTTGTTGACCATGAAGGCCAGATCAAAATTCTCGACCGGCGGAGGGGGAAAGATCGAGCGGAAAAAACCATCGAATCCCTCGCCGGCAAGCAGGATAAGCACAATCACAAGGGCGGCAGCGAGCGCAAGCGATTTCAGGGGAATCCGGAGCGACTTTTCGGGCGCTTCGAGCAGCCAGTGCAGGCCGAAACCGGCAAGCAGCGAGAGGTTGAGCCCTGCGACGATCAGCACCATGGATGGCACCCTGAACCGACTGAAAAGCGGAGCGAAGTTGTAGAAGAGGTCGAACACCGGGCTGAAGAAGCTGCCGAAGGAGATGAGCAGCGCAAGCAGCGTGCTGCCGCCGAGAAAGAGCACGAAGGGATCGCGGCGCCGGGCGACGAATCCCGCCAAAGCAAGCAGCAGCACCACAATGCCCGCATAGTGGGGAAAGTCGGTAAAGGACATGAAACCCCAGTAGGTGACGCCCCCGAAACCGTAGAGGCCGGGCACGAGAAAGGTGAGCAGCTCCATCGGGTGCATCGACCACATGGTGGCGTACTCCATTGCGGCTCCCCCCCCTCTGGCCGCTCCCCTGACCGAATATGCGGCATACTCCGATGCGGGCAGATACACTGCAGCCGATATGGCAATGCCTACCACGCAGGCTACTGCGAAAAAACCGGCTTTCTTCAGACTCTCTTTCACCGTTTTGTGAGCGGAGACAAGCAGCACCAGGGCAAGCAGCCCCATGAGCAGCCAGGTGTACCAGGCGATCTGCACATGCGCACGCTGAAGCTGAAATCCGAGCAGGATAGCGAGCATCCCCGCGTCCCCAAGCGAAGCGAGAGTGTCAAGACCCGGAGCGCGGGTGTTCAAGGCTCCACTGGAGCCGCGAGTGTCAAGACCTAGAGCGCGAGTGTCCAAGGCTCCACTGGAGCCGCGACTGTCAAGACCTAGAGCGCGAGTGTCCAAGGCTCCACTGGAGCCGCGACTGTCAAGAGTGCCCAAAGCGCCTCTGGCGCTGCGAGTGTAAAATCCGCTGCGAGTGTCAAACACGCGGAGCGTCGCCCACAGCACCCACGGCATGTAGGCCGCGGTCATGAGCTGGCTGCCGTGGCCATGCACGAGCATGGCGGTCATGTAGGGGTTCAGCATGAAGGCCGCGCCGCCGAGAAAGGCCGCGGCATGGTGCAGCCGAAAGGTGCGCAGAAGCGCGTAACCGCCGAGACCGGCGAAACAGAGGTGCAGGATCTGCGAACCGATATCGCCGAGCGGCAGGCGCGAAATGAGGAGGTTCGGATAGTAGAGCCCTCCGAGGTAGCTGAACGCTTCGACGGTCGGCATGCCGGCAAAGGTCCATGGCTGCCAGAGCGGATAGTGACCCGATGCGTCGCGCAGACGGTCGAGCGCGATTGAGGAGGCCATCGGTACCAGCGAATCGGGCGCGGAGAGCGTCATCGGCAGGAAGACGAGCTGGTAGTAGAGCGCAAGGGCAAGCAGCAGGTACGCCGAAGCGGCTGCGGCGTAAGGCAGAGCCCCGTTCTTCGCAGGAATCCCGCCCAGTGGCGACGCGACCGGCTTATCCGGCGTTACTCTCTTTGGCTGCTTGGGCTGCTTTGCTGACTTTTCTGGCATTATGATTTGGAACGACGTTAGGACATATCAATCTACAGGGAACCACTAAAAAGTGTGATGAGCGATCATAGCATCAAGCTCCATAAAGGAGCGAGAGTATTGAGACGCGGACGGAGCGGAGAAACCGGAGTGTACAACGGAGTACATGAGGATTTCGAGCACCGACCAACGCAGCAATTTGTTTGCGCAATAGCTTTTTAGTGCTTCCCTAAAATAAGCTCCCTATCCTCTGCTTCCAACCTTAACAGCAGGATCAGGGCAAGATAAACGGCGGACGCGATTACGACGCCGGTGAGCGCCGCAACCGCCGGGCCGAGCCCGAGCAGCCACGGCCTGCAAAGCCAGAGCAATATGGCGCTGCCTGCCCCTGCCGCCGCTGGTTTCCAGAGCGCGGCGGAGAAGGAACTGACGCCGAGCACCCTCGACACCTGCAGAAACCTGAGCGCGGAGAGCAACAGCATGGCGCCGAGCGAAGCCGCAGCCGCACCGGCGGTGCCGTAGAGCGGAATGAGCAGCACGGAGAGCACCACCTGCACCGCAAGCGCGGCGAGCGCGTTCAGAAAGGTGACCCGTGCATGGCCCGCCATGGAGAGCACGGTTCCGGCGATACCGCCGAACGACTGGGCGAACGCGGCTGCGGCAAGCAGCGCGAGCGCCGGAGCGGAAGCGGAAAATCGGGGCCCGAAAAGCAGCAGCACCGGTTCGGGCAGCACCATCAGAAAGAGCGTGGCGGGAGTGACGAGGAGCACCATCCATCGGGTGACGAGGCGGTAGAGCCTTCCGGTTTCGGCACTCTCGTCCCCGGCCTGCAGGGCGGCCACGAGCGGGGCGGCGATGCCGGAAAATGCCGGAAGCAGGGCTCTGAGCAGCCCCGCAGTGCGCGCGGCGGGCTGGTAGAGGCCGGAGAGTACCGGGCCGCCGAGCATGCCGAGCAGAAGAATGTCGAGCCAGTAGGCGATCATGCTCACGAGCGAGACCCCGAGCAGCGGAAAGGCGAAAGCCTTCATCCGGCGATCGGCCGGCGCGCCGAGCACCTCCCTGATGCCGGTGCCGGTTTTCAGACGGAGCTGCCGCCAGATCCAGAGGCAGGAGAGCACGGAGGCCGCCGTATAGGGCACGAGCAGCGCCGGGCCGGGAGCGTCGACAAGCGCGAGCAGCAGCGTGAGGGCGAGCATGGCGACGGGTGCGATGATCTGCGTGGCCACGATTTTCGGCACGAGGTCGCGGTGCCCCTGCAGCGCATGGCCCGCAACCGTGGCAACCACGTTGAAGGGCACAGCCACGGCGTAGGAGAGCAGCGCAAAGTGCAGAAGCGTGCCGCCGCCGCCCCCCCCAAGCGAAGCGCTACCCCCGAGCGAAGCGCTAACGCCAAGCGAAGCGGTGTCGCCACCCAGCAGCCGGGCGAGCGGCGCTGAAAAAAGCATGACGAGCAGCGCTGGAACAAGGCTCATGAAAAGCGCGCTGCGAATGGCGAGCCCCGCTGCGTCCGAGGCCTTGCGACCTTCCGCCTGGTAGATGTTGACGTAACGCACTGCGGCGGCGTCGTAACCCGCCACGCCGAAGGTCTCGACGATCTGCATGACGGCGAGCGCGAGGGCATAGACGCCGAGCGACTCCTCTCCAAGCATTCGTGCCACCGCCATATTGAAGGCGAAGCGCACGGCCTGGCCGAAAATGAATCCGCCGTAGGAGATGCCGGCCTGTCCGGCGATGAGTCTGTTCCGGCTTGCGGATCGGTTCCTGTTCATCCGGCCTCCCTTTCCGATGCGCGAAGCAGCTCGGACTGCATGCGGGCGGCAAGCGCGTCCCAGCTGTGCTCCCTGGCGAAAGCCTGCCGTTCGGCCCTGCGGACGTCGCGGAGCGCTTCGGGCACCATGACCACGAACTCGCCGGGCGTGCCTGCGATATGGATCACCCCGCGGGCCGCGCCGAGCGCGCTGCAGTATTCGATGGCCAGCACCGGCACGCCTGCCGCGGCATATTCGTAGAGTTTGTTGGGGTGCGACGCCCTTTTGAGCGGATCGCGGAGCAGCGGCATGAGCGCGAGATCGAACCGCTGCACCCATGCGGGCAGTTCGCGGTAGTCAATCCTGCCGAACCAGTGCACGTTCGGCAGTTCAAGAAGCGCCCGGTTCCGATCCTGCCAGGTGCGGTCGTAGGCGGGACCGAGCAGCGCGATCCGGCTGTGCGGATACGCTGCGGCGGTCTCCTGGAGCAACTCCGTATCGATCCAGTCCATCGCGCCGGCATAGCCGAGCAGCGGGCCGCCTTCCGCAGCGAACGCGGCAAGTTCGGGCGGCGCATCCGGAAGAGGCGTGGCGAAGTGGTCGTACTCGACGCCATTGCCGAGTTCGACGCAACGGACGGTTGACGGAATCGGAAGCCTTGCTGTCAGCTCCGGACTGACCGAAAAGACAAGCCCGCACCGTTCGAGGTAGCGCGAGAGGTAGTCCGGCAGCCACGAAGAAGAGCCGGGAAAGGCGAGATGATCGTCGTTGGC comes from Chlorobium limicola DSM 245 and encodes:
- a CDS encoding HlyD family efflux transporter periplasmic adaptor subunit; translation: MLKSLSEIFQRQAKSSLIIIAAGIITFISIIWASFAKIEEVTHTTGLVIASSRNQVIQSAIDGIIQSIPVQEGQSVQKGMVLANLERTQAEAAQYDSFGKVAALEAALARLHAEVLGRPLEFPENVRAYPQFIENQTELYQRRKAAIDSEIRTLQESLRLAKEELSMMAPLLESGDVGKIEVIRLQRQVAELTGQINMKRNKFFQDAQQEMTKYEEDLSTQKQLLAERSFVVGKLDVRAPVTGIVKKIHLTTQGAKVRPGDIVMELLPTEGNLIVEGKLKPSDIGFVKPGMAATVKVDAYDYSIYGVLHGKVSYISPDAITEQTPQGEALYYRVHVKLTDESTSQSKISLANLQPGMTVGIDIRTGSKTVLQYLTKPITKVFGESLRER
- a CDS encoding ATP-binding cassette domain-containing protein; this encodes MNVVVDRLLGILDIEGPDWKGMPVRNELPMVAILPGTGFRIVYGYSEDGVWLVEGPDGNDRVTSIPDGSRFHALRHRSAHAHEGVKFLDVIKAVFASRKNIFLRAGTASVLSNVFTLFISFYSLQVYDRVIPTQGISTLIVLTVTVILIMLLDQIVKFARNFMMEGFVKDVDHEISHRLFFRLLSIRMDQFPPSVGSLASQVRGYDSIRMFASTATLYILFDVPFGIIYLLVMVAIAGPLVALVASVFFALSIITGLTFRKKIEENTEKAVVTSNKKLGVLVDSVDGAETIKTSGAWWQMVNLWDTLNHHVLENEGRTRFYTDMSNNFAGFMQQLSYILIVATGAFLAAQNKLTAGAIIACSILSSRVLAPIGMLPGLILQWGHAKVAYKNLENIYSLETDNHGIVKPLMPDSLRGEYDVRNIRFSYKEQNDAVAIDRLKISAGEKIGLLGVVGSGKSTFLKLLAGLYKPQSGQILLDSLNYQQVSRQVVSKHIGYVHQHVHLFAGTLRDNLTLGLTSVTDNRILEVSEMTGLNQLIANHPKGLDLQIAEGGSGVSGGQRQLIAVTRLLLAHPSIWLLDEPTASMDDRSEKMVISAFAKTIRPEDTMVLVTHKPVMLTLVDRLIIMNASGIVMDGPRDEVLSKLQNPQVQNVNTKKAVPSYA
- a CDS encoding glycosyltransferase, which translates into the protein MYWGRVAARMPCSLRFYDANDDHLAFPGSSSWLPDYLSRYLERCGLVFSVSPELTARLPIPSTVRCVELGNGVEYDHFATPLPDAPPELAAFAAEGGPLLGYAGAMDWIDTELLQETAAAYPHSRIALLGPAYDRTWQDRNRALLELPNVHWFGRIDYRELPAWVQRFDLALMPLLRDPLKRASHPNKLYEYAAAGVPVLAIEYCSALGAARGVIHIAGTPGEFVVMVPEALRDVRRAERQAFAREHSWDALAARMQSELLRASEREAG
- a CDS encoding oligosaccharide flippase family protein, whose amino-acid sequence is MNRNRSASRNRLIAGQAGISYGGFIFGQAVRFAFNMAVARMLGEESLGVYALALAVMQIVETFGVAGYDAAAVRYVNIYQAEGRKASDAAGLAIRSALFMSLVPALLVMLFSAPLARLLGGDTASLGVSASLGGSASLGGGGGGTLLHFALLSYAVAVPFNVVATVAGHALQGHRDLVPKIVATQIIAPVAMLALTLLLALVDAPGPALLVPYTAASVLSCLWIWRQLRLKTGTGIREVLGAPADRRMKAFAFPLLGVSLVSMIAYWLDILLLGMLGGPVLSGLYQPAARTAGLLRALLPAFSGIAAPLVAALQAGDESAETGRLYRLVTRWMVLLVTPATLFLMVLPEPVLLLFGPRFSASAPALALLAAAAFAQSFGGIAGTVLSMAGHARVTFLNALAALAVQVVLSVLLIPLYGTAGAAAASLGAMLLLSALRFLQVSRVLGVSSFSAALWKPAAAGAGSAILLWLCRPWLLGLGPAVAALTGVVIASAVYLALILLLRLEAEDRELILGKH